The stretch of DNA ggagacctcacagcaaccttccagtatctgaagggggaTACAGTGATGCCAGAGAGGAACTCTTAGTCAGAAACACAGTGAtgggacaaggaggaatgggtacaaactgaaagacagaaaatttaggttagatactAAAAAGacctttttcactgtgagggtggtgagacactgagCAGGTTGTCCAGGGTGGCTatggatgccccaaccctggcagtgttcaaggccaggttggaggaggccttgagcaacctggtccagtgggaggtgtccctgcccatggcaggggaggttGGGACTGATCTTTTAAGGTCTATTCCCACACCTTAACATTCTATTATTGCATTAACATATTCAGACATGTAACAGGTCAGCCTAACTGGATAAAGAAAACGCTGGCCCTCAACTAGGAAActaactgctttttttccctcttccctaaCCTTAAGTTGCTTCCATCCTCTGGTagacaccacagcagcagcctctgcctgccccGCCTCCGAGGCGGCCTCAAGCCTGGCAGGGCCCGTCGCGCCCGAAGCCTCGGGGGGCACCGCCCGCCCGGGGTTTGGGTCACTCCCGCCCGGGGTTTGGGTCACTCCCGCCCGGGGTTTGGGTCACTCCCGCCCAGGTTTGGGTCACTCCCGCCCGGGGTTTGGGTCACTCCCGCCCGGGGCGGAGCaggggcgggccgggggcggagCGGGAGCGGGGGCGGAGCGCCGGGGGGGGTGGTGGGAGCGAGGGTGGAGCGCGGAGCGCAGTCCCGTCATGTCCAAGCACGTGTTTCTCACAGGACCCCCAGGTAATGGGGGCGGGAGGAACccggggagcagggcaggggcggTGGCGCGGCTGAGGGGATGCTCTGGGACAcggcctggcctggctgggccTGACTTGGCttggcccagcccagcccagcccagcccagccctcccctcccctcccctccgTCCTGCGCGGTGCCGGCGGGGCTGTGAGGCGCTTAGAGCCCGgggaaggcagctgctgctgggcccCGGCACCGGCCCGGGCTCCGAGGAAGCCCCGGGAGcgcctccagctgcagctgggcccggccctgcccgaGGTTCCGCGGCTGCAGGCCCGGAgctccccccctcccccgtGTCGAGGTCAGAGCTGTTgcactaattatttttttcctaatgaaatgCCACTTTACGTCTCCATCCAGTCTTCCAAGGCACGTACTTTTCCAGGCGCTGCTGCTTTGTCCCAGGCTTCTGCCCTGGAGTTCagtgttgggggaaaaaaaaccacctcctGGACAACTTCAGTATAAACTGCTTCAGTATAATCTTGCTTCAGTATAAACTGCAGCGATTAATAATTTCCGAGAGCTCATCCTTGCTGTAACTTAATTGTAGTGATTTAGCACTTCCCCGCCTCAGTGAAGTGCAGGTGTAGGTAATAATTGGTGTCCCAGATGGGCAGGCCTTGATTGGAGCAGGGGAGTAATGTGTCATGGTAAGAGAATCTGATTATTGCGGAGGCCGAGTGGGACATAGTATGAGGGTCAAACTCTATGGTTGATAAAGAAATTAACCAGTTATTATGATTGCAGAGCTTTCCTTTGTGGTGTGGGAGTAAAGCAGTGGGCCGAGTTCTTCTTTTTGTGAAGCTCTTGCAGGTGCCTGTCTTGACTGGAATTAgttttaaatgctgctgctaGGCTGAGATAGGAATACATTCCACCCACTTCACACTGACTTTCCGTCCACTTGAATAAAGGCAGCCTTTCAGGAGATGGAGAGGTTAGGGCTGCTTAGgtcttctctctcttcatttATCTGAAATTGAATGTACTGTTTTGTTTAGCTAAGTGTGTAACTTCAAGCTTTCTTAAACTTAGTTTGTATCACTCTAGCTTTGTTTGGCAGTTTACTGAATGAATCTAAACAAATTAGAGATAGCAAATCCACTTAGTAAAATTAGTATAAATTCACTTACAAGAGACGAGGCCTTGAAAAGATGTTAGATACTGAGGGTGCcacatttgtcatttttttgttgttcaacTGCCAGGAAGCTCTCTTCTTCAAATTTGAAAAGTTTGCTGAAGGGTTTGACTAGTTGCCTTTGAAGCCACAGAGTATTTTGTCATTGGTATTGACTGTTAGGAAAGCAGTTCCTATATCTGCTTAAAGTCTAAAGTAGAAATTTGGTGTGTTCATGTTGAGATGATTTCTGTTGGCATCTTTAGGCATCTCACATTTGGTCTGTGCTCCTCATCTCCAGGAATGTGAAGGTTTATTTTGCAGGATTATTTTCTATCATCTGAAGTTTTTAGAGCAgtgattaaaaaagaagtggtgGCACTAAATTTCATGAGAGGCAATAAAGGTGAGTTTAAAAGGAGATTGTTGAGGGATGTACTTGTACAAtgacaaaggagaaaaactgtAAGGCTGTGTGGAACATTGTCCATGTTCACATTGTAAAAGGTACGTCAGACTGTGCAAGGATATCTCCTTGTGGCGAGAGTTTTAAGGACCTGTGTTAGGGTAAGAAAATGAATTATAGGGTCAGAAGATAATTCATGGAAAAAGGGACTTGAAGAGGTTTAAAGGAGTATCAGCTGCGAGGCCAGACCAGGTTGCCTAAGGCTTTACCCAGTCATGTCTTGAAAACCTTAAAGTATGTGAagactgcacagcctctctgggcagcctgtttcatGGCTTCATTGGcttcacagtaaagaagctTTTCTCTGTAACTAGTCAAAATGTCTCTTGATTCAGTTaccagaagaaacatttttctgttgttgggACTATGACTTGGTTGAGTGCTTCTGATTTCTAGGACGTCAGTGGAAGTAGCTTGTCCTTTGTGCCAGTTAGGCATCTGGTAATAGCAGTCAGCTTTGACCTTTTGATCTAAAAAGGGGGTGAAGTTAGCTCTGTTCTTAAAAGTAGTGAATATCAGTGGTAGAAAGGGAGATTCATCAGTCAGTCTTCCAGCAAGCTTGGATATTGGTTTTGTATCACATATGTACCTGCCTTGTAGTAAGCTTTGAGGCCTGCTCATGCATCATCTAAGCTAACAAATTCATGGGTAGCTTGGGATATTTGTACCACTCTGTTGTGACTTCTTAAAGACTAATAAAACTTTACAGTGTCAGTACAGGATGAACTTCAAAAGATGCTTCTGTTCTTTCCTACCAtttagaaaaagtaatttgCAAACTTCAAAAGTAATCAATGTTCCCACTGAACTGAATCATTACtgtggcatttaaaaaatgggCTTTTAGTGCAGAAGATTAATgctgtgttctttttttcccttctttatttttagggGTTGGAAAGACTACTTTGATCCAGAAAGTCACTCAAGCTCTAAAATCCTCAGGTGTTCCCATTGATGGATTTTACACACAGGAAGTTAGAGAAGGTGGCAGGAGAACAGGATTTGATGTTGTCACTCTGTCTGGAAACCGAGGACCTTTATCTAGAGTCAGGTACTGAAGTTTTAATAACTATAAGCAGCTTATTGTTTTATGCGTCTGCTCCAGTCCTTTGGCATGTTAAATGCTCTTTCTTAAGGTGATTTCCAGCACACATGGCTTTCATGGTCAAGTTCTTGCTTGGTTTTTGTGTCCTGGCTGATACCTATATTGTATATGTAGGCAGTGTCTCTGTTGCACAGTGAAATATTGAAAATGTGCTAGGCAGGGGTGTTCTCCCTTACTGGCTATTTTACACCAGATAAAGAGGAAGTACTGCTGAGCCTTTTGCTGTGAGACCAAGTCCCTTTGGGATACAGTTAAGTAGCTTATtgtgggcagggaggaagaTTTTTGTGTTTCCACTAGCTGATTTATGGAGACAGAAGTGGAAAATGAAATTGCATATAGCAttgttttaaagaacatttGACTGGTCCACAAAACTTGCCtgtgaattttaagaaaaaaagggtttCAGAGCCCCAGAGGAGGGCCTCTGAAGTGCAGAGTGCCTCTCATTCTCTCCTGATTCACTAGACTTAGATTTTCATACTTAGTGCAAAACTTAGTCTATGTCCAGTGTGACTTTAGCACCTCAATCACACAGAGTTGATGTgatgaaataatttgcattcTGCTAATAATGGAGGTTCACCTAGCACAGTGTGGTACAGCACATGCAAACTGAGTATTTTTCCAAGGTTTTGCAGCCCATGCTGAGATGATACTGCTGTGATGCTGTCTGTAGTGTCACATTACAAAATTCAAAGATCTGAACTGCAGGCATGAGTTTTGATTTCAGTGTAAATATGCCTGCTGACTTTTAAGTGCAATTGTCCTTCCATACACTGTTGAAATTTGAGCTTGCCTAGTTGTGAAGGATGCATATGGTATATTTATTATCTGACAGCAAGCTATCTGCAGTAGGACTTACTGCATGGTTTAGAatttctttgccttccttttaAAGAAGAGTTAAGGGGGTTTGATTTATTTGGAtaacttcttttaaattcaCTTGAAATGACTGCAGTGAATTCTCACTAAACTCAGTACTTAGAAGGAATTGTGTATCTCTTTTTCAGCCCCAGTTCTGATTCTTCTGCTTCAAGACGTGAATACCGGGTTGGACAATATGTTGTAGACCTTGTTTCATTTGAGCAGTTGGTTCTACCTATGCTGAGAAATGTGAGTATTCTATGAAAGCTGCTGATAAATGTATGCTTTATGATAATCAGTGTTATTGGAAGGCCCTTCTACAGAGCTAGATTTTGATATTAATTAATAGCCTGTTTCTTGGGTATTGCTGGTTCTGATTGACTTCAGGGTTAGGAAGCTGGGGGGGCAAATCTGGCTTGTTCTCTTATCGTTATTGTGGTATTGGAGAGATTGCAGTCATGTAAGCAGGACCTCCTTGGcctgaggaggcagcaggaaggaagctTCTTTCTATGCCACTGTCTCAcactggaaagcaaacaaaacacactaGTGGCTTACCATGGAAAACTGGATGGAATCAGTGGGTCCAAAAAAAGtacttttgctgctgctcttctttctttttccccgTCGTCTTCTGATTCCCATCTTCTTACAGTAGAAGCATTTGTTTCTTGAATCCAGTGGGTAGAATACCACTGTATAAATACCTGCAGATGGATAAGAGCAGCCTGATTATTTGGGATTTAGCCTGCTGCACAAGGAGTGCTCTGGCTGTGATAAGACTTTCCACACAATCTTTTTCCTATCCTTTCGCTAATATTCTGTCActaccttttttcttctccttcctctctctcactccaacctttcccctctccaaaattaaacaaaaacagaTCTTATTTTGGCAATAACATGCCACAAACagtgtgcagcagctgctgaactgCACTACTAAAAAAATCCTGTTGTGATTTTTCTACACTGCCAAAGCTCAAGGGGACAAggaagaagggatttttttggtgaacttagaacaaaaaaaaccaaagaggtGCAAGGAGCAAAAATAAGATCAAGGATCTGATTCTTGTTTTTGTCAAAGAGCATTGAAGTCTGAGAGTAGGGAAGCAAGGATGTTGGgcaagggagaaagaaaataataataaaatgggACAACTTTTATATGTTAAATTTCACTGTAACCATATTTATGATGTTAGTAAATAGAAAGatagtttaataaaaaatacttcatgaGGCCAGTGCTGTACTTGGAATCCATTTACCACTGAATTAAGATGAAATCCAGGAGAGATCTTCCTAGAAAAGTGCTAGCAGTGTTGAATTTTTTCCATACTTACACAGCTTTCTGCAACTACAAGAAAGTGAAGAACTGGGGTCAGCAGAGTCGCACAGTGCATGTGCTGCTTATCAGTTTTGTGGGAATGTGGTCGCACATGAAGATGGCCCAAAATGGAagaggagaggggggaagaTCAGAGAACTGAAACAAGGCGAGACAAATGAAGAGTGAGGGCAGGAGAGTCATAGGTATGTTCTAGTTTGAtgagagagcagcacagaatgGGCACGTGCCCATTTAGACTTGAGGACAGATTCAGCTCTTAAGGCTTTGTTCACTCCACTGAGAATGGAATAGATCCTGCAGTGGAAAATCTCTCTGGTTCTGCAAACTTTATCAGGCAGGACTGagttttttcaggtttttttcaaagcaaaatactcTCTTCCTCAATATGTGACCTAGTGACTAGTATTGGCTTTTTGGCTCACTGATCTATGAAAGGATTTTAGATAAAACAGCTACTCAGTAGGGACTTAGCTTGAAAGGATTTTAGCATGCATGTTATGCAGTTCTTTCACTTTCCCAGAAGCAAATACTTTGCCTTCACAAGGGAagatatttcaatttttcttttttatttttttagtttttgtatAATATGGCTTGTATTGGTATGTATTCATGGATCTGTAATGGTTTTGAATTGAGTTGATTTTCTCCTCACTTCTATAAATAATGGAGTACCGTTCTCAGTCACTTTTACCAAAATAGGGTAGGCAGTGCAGTTGAAGAGTTCCTCTGCTTTGtgagcttccttttcctcaGTAGCAGTCACgcttttcttctcctggacTTCCCTGCAGCTCTAACAGCCTGCAGCACGGCACTGTTTGGCACAATACTTcatgaaaaagcaaacaaaccacaaaTGTGGTTAACTGTGTCTCTCC from Corvus cornix cornix isolate S_Up_H32 chromosome 3, ASM73873v5, whole genome shotgun sequence encodes:
- the NTPCR gene encoding cancer-related nucleoside-triphosphatase isoform X1, with protein sequence MSKHVFLTGPPGVGKTTLIQKVTQALKSSGVPIDGFYTQEVREGGRRTGFDVVTLSGNRGPLSRVSPSSDSSASRREYRVGQYVVDLVSFEQLVLPMLRNVNHGGDTEKRICVIDEIGKMELFSQAFIQAVRQTLAGSGTVVLGTIPIPKGKPLDLVEEIRSRKDVKVFNVSKENRNSILQDILAAVESCRK
- the NTPCR gene encoding cancer-related nucleoside-triphosphatase isoform X2, producing the protein MSKHVFLTGPPGVGKTTLIQKVTQALKSSGVPIDGFYTQEVREGGRRTGFDVVTLSGNRGPLSRVSPSSDSSASRREYRVGQYVVDLVSFEQLVLPMLRNVSKENRNSILQDILAAVESCRK